A stretch of Gemmatimonas aurantiaca T-27 DNA encodes these proteins:
- a CDS encoding amidohydrolase family protein, translating into MPSPLMAQTAPAAAAASAPSLLLVPDGVFDGTSDQVHRGWAVLVQGQRIAAAGPLSALSVPRGTQRMDLPGTTLLPGLSDLHSHVLLHPYDETPWNDQVLRESLALRTARAVNHLKSTLDAGFTVLRDLGTEGADYADVGLKEAVDQGIIPGPRLFVTTKAIVATGSYGPKGFGTEIGVPQGAEEADGVQGLTKVVRDQIGHGADWIKIYADYRWGPRGEARPTFDQAEWNTIVSVAGSSGRSVVAHASTAEGMRRAIMAGVETIEHGDAATAEVFDLMKQRGTAFCPTLSATESTTRYRGWKKGVDPDPANITQKKAMFKLALASGVTICNGSDVGVFSHGSNALELELMVEYGMTPLAALKAATSVNARIMHREGEFGRIASGLLADLVAVQGDPTQNISALRSVRLVVKGGTVVRR; encoded by the coding sequence ATGCCGTCGCCGCTCATGGCGCAGACCGCGCCGGCCGCAGCAGCCGCTTCCGCCCCCTCGCTGCTCCTGGTGCCGGACGGTGTCTTCGACGGCACCTCCGATCAGGTGCACCGCGGGTGGGCCGTGCTGGTACAGGGCCAGCGTATTGCGGCGGCAGGTCCGCTGAGCGCCCTCAGCGTCCCGCGGGGCACCCAACGCATGGACCTGCCGGGCACCACGTTGCTGCCGGGCCTCAGCGACCTGCACAGCCATGTGCTGCTGCACCCCTACGACGAAACACCGTGGAACGATCAGGTGCTTCGTGAGTCGCTGGCCCTGCGCACCGCGCGGGCCGTGAATCACCTCAAGTCCACGCTCGATGCCGGGTTCACGGTGCTGCGCGATTTGGGCACCGAGGGGGCGGACTATGCCGACGTGGGCCTCAAGGAGGCGGTGGACCAGGGCATCATCCCGGGCCCGCGGCTCTTTGTGACCACCAAGGCGATCGTGGCCACAGGTTCGTATGGCCCCAAGGGTTTTGGCACCGAGATCGGCGTGCCGCAGGGCGCCGAGGAGGCCGACGGCGTGCAGGGGCTGACGAAGGTGGTGCGCGACCAGATCGGGCATGGTGCCGACTGGATCAAGATCTACGCCGACTATCGCTGGGGACCACGCGGTGAAGCGCGTCCCACCTTCGACCAGGCCGAATGGAACACGATCGTGTCGGTGGCCGGCTCGAGTGGCCGGTCGGTGGTGGCACACGCCAGCACCGCCGAAGGCATGCGCCGCGCCATCATGGCCGGCGTGGAAACCATCGAACACGGCGATGCGGCCACGGCCGAAGTCTTCGACCTCATGAAGCAGCGTGGTACGGCGTTCTGCCCGACGCTGTCGGCCACCGAAAGCACGACGCGCTATCGCGGCTGGAAGAAGGGGGTCGATCCGGACCCGGCCAACATCACGCAGAAGAAGGCGATGTTCAAACTGGCGTTGGCGTCAGGCGTGACGATCTGCAACGGCAGTGACGTGGGCGTGTTCTCGCATGGTAGCAATGCACTGGAGCTCGAATTGATGGTCGAGTACGGCATGACGCCGCTCGCAGCCCTCAAGGCGGCCACGAGTGTGAATGCGCGGATCATGCACCGGGAAGGCGAGTTCGGCCGTATCGCGTCAGGCCTGCTGGCCGACCTGGTGGCGGTGCAAGGCGATCCGACGCAAAACATTTCCGCATTGCGCTCCGTACGACTCGTGGTCAAAGGAGGAACCGTCGTCCGGCGGTAA
- a CDS encoding c-type cytochrome, protein MKRVMRWIAYAAGILVVLLGGVAGYVYAASNSKSNQQYDVPLQHVTITSDSITLARGRHLTTAIGKCVDCHSDDLGGQIMIDDPALGVAIGPNITSGGKLATYSDEELVRVIRHGVKRDGRGAFVMPSDDYQHFSDADVGAIVAYLRSVPSVDRDLGTSMLRPVGRALVATNQLPAYPAARIDHSRTPPASMQEDSTLAYGEYLANVGGCTGCHGAGLSGGPIPGMPPQAPPAANITPTGIGQFSDAQVEAMLRTGKRPDGSAIKQTMPWRYTAMMTPVEMRATIMYLRSVPGKAFGNR, encoded by the coding sequence ATGAAACGCGTCATGCGTTGGATCGCATATGCTGCAGGAATCTTGGTCGTACTACTCGGCGGCGTCGCCGGGTACGTGTATGCCGCAAGCAACAGCAAAAGCAATCAGCAGTACGATGTCCCATTGCAACATGTCACTATCACGAGCGACTCCATCACGCTCGCTCGTGGCCGGCATCTGACCACGGCGATCGGCAAGTGCGTGGACTGCCACAGCGATGACCTGGGGGGCCAGATCATGATCGATGACCCCGCGCTGGGTGTGGCCATCGGTCCGAACATCACCAGCGGTGGTAAACTGGCCACGTATTCCGACGAGGAGCTGGTGCGCGTGATCCGTCACGGCGTGAAGCGCGATGGACGTGGTGCGTTCGTCATGCCGTCCGACGACTATCAGCATTTCTCGGATGCGGATGTGGGCGCGATCGTGGCGTACCTGCGCTCGGTGCCATCGGTGGATCGTGACCTGGGCACGTCGATGCTGCGCCCGGTTGGACGCGCGCTGGTGGCCACGAATCAGTTACCGGCCTACCCTGCCGCGCGCATCGACCACTCGCGCACACCGCCCGCCAGCATGCAGGAAGACAGCACGCTGGCCTACGGCGAATACCTCGCCAACGTGGGTGGATGCACCGGGTGCCATGGCGCCGGGCTCAGTGGCGGTCCCATTCCCGGTATGCCGCCACAAGCACCACCCGCAGCCAACATCACGCCAACGGGTATCGGGCAGTTCTCCGATGCCCAGGTGGAGGCGATGCTGCGTACCGGCAAACGCCCGGACGGCTCGGCGATCAAACAGACAATGCCGTGGCGCTACACGGCGATGATGACGCCGGTGGAGATGCGGGCGACGATCATGTATCTGCGTTCGGTGCCGGGCAAGGCATTCGGCAATCGGTGA
- a CDS encoding M3 family oligoendopeptidase — protein sequence MIKLPASPEAFRDAAWDNVVSYYDALADVPLEATAASIEPWLATWSRLDTLVGEAGTLSMIAYTANTADTAAEQAYLRFSMEIFPRLEEQQVRLARRLLDMGWSRPDLEITLNRFRSDIEIFREANVERFAQIEELSAGYQKLTGGLSVDWDGEAKTIPQLQPLLKSRDRDVRERAFRLGATAYLDRREEFADLFDRMYGLRVAVAKEAGFADFQQFCFTAKHRFDYTPSDTVRFHDAVQQTVAPAVERLMKHRKAKLGVDVLRPWDVGVDLDAKVPLKPFDDIGTFVSQASRIFQRVDPELGAQFRLMADEQLLDLESRPGKAPGGYCTDLSFRGRPFIFMNAVGVPDDVNTLVHEAGHCFHDFATHGLPFTWQRRTGHEAAELASMSMELLAMPYLVKPDGYYSPEEARVAWLEHLEEVLSALIHIASVDAFQAWIYTDPAGADRDARDRRWLDIRAQFERGVDWSGLESLRIARWYRQLHIFELPFYYIEYGLAQLGALQVFRNAVHNASDAVASYKRFLALGGTRSLPELYRAAGVKLVFDAATMAELVEFTEERIEALRAGADAPFQGVVPA from the coding sequence ATGATCAAGCTTCCTGCCTCTCCGGAGGCGTTTCGCGATGCCGCATGGGACAATGTGGTGTCGTACTATGATGCATTGGCTGACGTGCCTCTCGAGGCCACGGCAGCGTCTATCGAGCCGTGGCTGGCCACGTGGTCGCGGCTCGACACGTTGGTGGGTGAAGCGGGCACGTTGTCCATGATCGCGTATACAGCCAATACGGCTGATACCGCAGCGGAGCAGGCGTATCTGCGGTTCTCCATGGAGATTTTCCCGCGTCTCGAAGAACAGCAGGTGCGTCTAGCGCGCCGACTGCTCGACATGGGCTGGAGTCGCCCGGATCTCGAAATCACGCTCAATCGGTTTCGCAGTGATATCGAGATCTTTCGTGAAGCCAATGTGGAGCGCTTTGCGCAGATAGAGGAATTGTCGGCTGGCTATCAGAAGCTGACCGGCGGACTCAGTGTCGATTGGGATGGTGAAGCCAAAACGATTCCCCAGTTGCAGCCGTTGCTGAAATCACGGGATCGGGACGTGCGTGAGCGCGCGTTCCGTCTGGGGGCCACGGCGTACCTCGATCGGCGTGAAGAGTTTGCCGACCTGTTCGATCGTATGTATGGGCTGCGCGTGGCGGTGGCCAAGGAGGCCGGTTTCGCCGACTTCCAGCAGTTCTGCTTCACCGCCAAGCACCGCTTCGACTACACGCCCAGCGACACGGTGCGTTTCCACGACGCCGTGCAGCAAACCGTCGCGCCGGCGGTCGAGCGTCTGATGAAGCATCGCAAGGCCAAGCTCGGGGTGGATGTGCTGCGCCCATGGGATGTTGGGGTCGATCTCGATGCCAAGGTGCCGCTCAAGCCGTTCGATGACATCGGCACGTTTGTCTCGCAGGCCTCGCGCATCTTTCAGCGGGTCGATCCGGAACTGGGTGCGCAGTTCCGACTGATGGCCGATGAGCAGTTGCTCGATCTTGAAAGCCGTCCAGGCAAGGCGCCGGGTGGCTACTGCACCGACCTGTCCTTCCGCGGACGTCCGTTCATTTTCATGAACGCCGTGGGCGTGCCGGATGATGTGAACACGCTGGTGCACGAAGCCGGTCACTGCTTCCATGATTTTGCCACGCACGGTCTGCCATTCACCTGGCAGCGGCGTACGGGGCACGAAGCCGCCGAGTTGGCATCCATGAGCATGGAGTTGCTGGCCATGCCGTATCTCGTGAAGCCTGACGGCTATTACTCGCCGGAAGAAGCACGTGTGGCCTGGCTCGAACATCTCGAAGAAGTGCTGAGTGCGCTCATTCACATTGCCAGCGTCGATGCCTTCCAGGCTTGGATCTATACCGACCCCGCCGGTGCCGATCGTGACGCTCGCGATCGCCGGTGGCTCGACATCCGTGCGCAGTTTGAACGCGGGGTCGATTGGTCCGGCCTCGAGTCTCTGCGCATTGCGCGCTGGTATCGGCAGTTGCACATCTTCGAGTTGCCGTTCTACTACATCGAATACGGATTGGCGCAGTTGGGCGCGTTGCAGGTGTTCCGCAATGCGGTCCACAACGCCAGTGACGCCGTGGCGTCCTACAAGCGATTCCTCGCACTCGGCGGCACCCGCTCGCTTCCCGAACTGTACCGTGCGGCCGGCGTGAAGCTGGTGTTCGACGCGGCCACGATGGCTGAGCTGGTGGAGTTCACGGAAGAGCGCATCGAGGCGCTGCGGGCCGGTGCCGATGCGCCTTTTCAGGGCGTCGTGCCCGCCTGA
- a CDS encoding aldehyde dehydrogenase family protein has translation MTTPTGTTVDARSVRALYDSMSYGPAPEADGSVREWIRTAATDGAFGHYIGGRWVKATEQFEVQEPATGKPLAQVAQGSGDDVNAAVAAARAALPAWQALDDHARARWLYAIARGIQKHARHFAVLESLDNGKPIRETRDIDIPLVARHFYHHAGWAQLLASEFPGTHAYGVVGQVIPWNFPLLMLAWKVAPALAAGNTVVLKPAEFTPLTALRFAELMHEIGLPPGVFNLVTGDGRTGAALVDHPDVDKIAFTGSTDVGRAIRKATAGSGKGLSLELGGKSPFIVFEDADLDSVVEGVVDAIWFNQGQVCCAGSRLLVQEGVADRLYGKLRDRMERLRVGSPLDKSIDMGAIVAPVQLDRIRSLCAQGVEEGATCWQPSWGVPAEGTFHPPTLFTNVSPSATIAQVEIFGPVLVSMTFRTPEEAVALANNTPFGLAASVWSENINLALDIAPKIKAGVVWINSTNLFDAAAGFGGYRESGFGREGGREGMWEYLKPERAHHGAPVPVIDVVIPEQHDDSAPASSTGLPGIDRTPKLFIGGKQARPDSGYTRTVRALDGRAVGEVGEGNRKDIRNAVEAAHAASGWAKLTGHQRAQILYYIAENLSARADEFATRITAMTGDDRAAGDAEVAASISRLFTYAAWADKHDGAVHDVPLRGVALAMHEPIGVVGVACPDPYPLLGLVSLIAPLMATGNRVVAIPSVRFPLAATDFYSVLETSDVPGGVVNLVTGERDALARTLADHDDVGALWYFGAHAGAADIERASAANLKRTWTEWTGREWLDPRSGEGREFLRRAVQVKNIWIPYGE, from the coding sequence ATGACAACTCCGACCGGTACCACTGTGGATGCGCGTTCCGTCCGCGCCCTGTACGACAGCATGAGCTATGGTCCCGCGCCCGAGGCCGATGGTTCCGTGCGGGAGTGGATCCGCACCGCCGCCACCGATGGCGCATTTGGCCACTACATCGGCGGGCGGTGGGTGAAGGCCACCGAGCAGTTCGAGGTACAGGAGCCGGCCACCGGCAAGCCGTTGGCGCAGGTCGCGCAGGGCAGCGGTGATGACGTGAACGCGGCGGTGGCAGCCGCGCGCGCCGCGTTGCCGGCGTGGCAGGCGCTCGATGATCATGCCCGGGCGCGGTGGTTGTACGCTATCGCGCGTGGTATCCAGAAACATGCGCGCCACTTTGCGGTGCTCGAGTCGCTCGACAACGGCAAGCCGATTCGTGAAACTCGCGATATCGATATCCCGCTGGTCGCGCGGCACTTCTATCATCACGCCGGCTGGGCGCAACTACTGGCCAGTGAGTTTCCCGGCACACACGCCTATGGTGTGGTCGGCCAGGTGATTCCGTGGAACTTCCCACTGCTGATGCTGGCGTGGAAGGTGGCTCCGGCACTGGCGGCTGGAAATACGGTGGTGCTCAAGCCGGCGGAGTTCACGCCGCTCACCGCACTGCGGTTTGCGGAGCTGATGCACGAGATCGGGCTGCCGCCGGGCGTGTTCAATCTGGTTACCGGTGATGGGCGCACCGGTGCGGCGCTGGTCGACCATCCGGACGTGGACAAGATCGCGTTCACCGGCAGCACCGATGTCGGGCGCGCCATTCGCAAAGCCACAGCCGGTAGTGGCAAGGGGCTGTCGCTCGAACTGGGCGGCAAGAGCCCGTTCATTGTCTTCGAAGACGCCGATCTCGATAGCGTGGTGGAAGGCGTTGTCGACGCGATCTGGTTCAATCAGGGGCAGGTGTGCTGCGCGGGATCACGATTGCTCGTGCAGGAAGGTGTGGCTGACCGATTGTATGGCAAGCTGCGCGACCGTATGGAGCGGCTGCGGGTCGGGTCCCCACTCGACAAGTCGATCGACATGGGGGCGATCGTCGCGCCGGTGCAGCTCGACCGCATCCGCAGTCTGTGCGCACAGGGTGTGGAAGAAGGCGCGACCTGCTGGCAGCCATCGTGGGGCGTACCGGCGGAGGGCACGTTCCATCCGCCTACGCTGTTCACCAACGTCTCCCCCTCGGCGACGATCGCGCAGGTGGAGATCTTTGGGCCGGTGCTGGTGAGCATGACGTTCCGCACCCCTGAAGAAGCGGTGGCGCTGGCCAACAACACCCCGTTTGGGTTGGCCGCGAGCGTGTGGAGCGAGAACATCAACCTCGCGCTCGACATCGCGCCCAAGATCAAGGCCGGCGTGGTGTGGATCAACAGCACCAATCTGTTCGATGCGGCGGCCGGCTTCGGCGGTTATCGCGAGTCGGGCTTTGGACGGGAAGGTGGACGGGAGGGCATGTGGGAGTATCTCAAGCCCGAGCGCGCACATCACGGTGCTCCCGTACCGGTCATCGATGTCGTCATTCCGGAACAACACGACGACAGCGCGCCGGCTTCGTCCACCGGACTTCCCGGTATCGATCGCACGCCGAAGTTGTTCATTGGCGGCAAGCAGGCGCGTCCCGATTCGGGCTACACCCGTACCGTACGAGCGCTCGATGGACGGGCCGTTGGTGAAGTCGGTGAGGGCAATCGCAAGGACATTCGCAATGCCGTGGAAGCCGCGCACGCGGCGTCAGGCTGGGCGAAGCTCACGGGACATCAGCGCGCGCAGATTCTGTACTACATCGCCGAAAATCTTTCGGCACGCGCTGACGAATTTGCCACACGCATCACGGCGATGACGGGCGATGATCGCGCGGCCGGTGATGCCGAAGTGGCGGCATCCATTTCGCGATTGTTCACGTATGCGGCCTGGGCCGACAAACACGACGGGGCGGTGCACGATGTGCCGCTGCGTGGCGTCGCCCTCGCGATGCATGAACCGATCGGTGTGGTGGGCGTAGCGTGTCCCGACCCGTACCCGTTGCTCGGTCTCGTCTCGTTGATCGCGCCACTCATGGCCACTGGCAATCGAGTGGTGGCCATTCCATCGGTCCGTTTCCCGCTGGCGGCCACGGATTTCTACAGTGTACTGGAAACCTCTGATGTACCGGGCGGCGTGGTGAATCTGGTCACCGGCGAGCGGGATGCGTTGGCACGCACCCTGGCCGATCATGATGATGTGGGGGCGCTGTGGTATTTCGGCGCACACGCGGGCGCCGCGGACATCGAGCGCGCGTCGGCGGCCAATCTCAAGCGCACCTGGACCGAGTGGACAGGCCGCGAGTGGCTCGATCCCCGTTCAGGCGAGGGACGGGAGTTCCTGCGTCGCGCCGTGCAGGTGAAGAATATCTGGATTCCGTACGGTGAATAA
- the deoC gene encoding deoxyribose-phosphate aldolase — MALVRHTRVNRSAVERRVASLPARRTVKKEWQAAWLLRAIACMDLTTLSGDDTAGNVLRLCAKAHRPLRQDIVDALGIGDLRLTTGAVCVYHQYVATAVDALRGTGIPVAAVSTGFPAGLSPFEQRLAEVRASVAAGAAEIDIVITRGHVLTGNWQALYDEVRAFREACGDAHLKTILGVGELATLTNIARASLVAMMAGSDFIKTSTGKESSNATLPVGLVMTRMIREYGARTGHEVGFKPAGGIRTAKQALDWLILMKEELGDRWLRPHLFRFGASGLLTDVERQLEHYVTGRYAAAYRQPMV; from the coding sequence ATGGCGTTGGTCCGCCATACGCGCGTCAATCGCAGCGCAGTGGAACGTCGCGTCGCATCATTGCCTGCTCGTCGCACCGTCAAGAAGGAGTGGCAGGCGGCGTGGCTGTTGCGTGCGATCGCTTGCATGGATCTCACCACACTGTCGGGCGACGACACGGCCGGCAATGTCCTGCGTTTGTGCGCTAAAGCACATCGTCCACTGCGGCAGGACATTGTCGACGCACTCGGAATTGGTGATCTGCGTCTCACAACGGGCGCCGTCTGCGTCTATCACCAGTACGTCGCGACTGCGGTCGACGCGCTGCGTGGCACCGGCATTCCGGTCGCGGCCGTGAGCACGGGATTTCCCGCCGGCCTGTCGCCGTTCGAGCAGCGGCTGGCGGAAGTGCGTGCCAGTGTGGCAGCCGGCGCCGCCGAGATCGATATCGTCATCACGCGCGGCCATGTGCTGACCGGCAACTGGCAGGCGTTGTACGACGAAGTGCGGGCCTTCCGCGAAGCCTGCGGCGACGCGCACCTCAAGACCATTCTCGGCGTGGGTGAACTGGCGACCCTGACCAACATCGCGCGGGCAAGCCTCGTGGCGATGATGGCCGGATCGGATTTCATCAAGACGAGCACCGGCAAAGAATCGTCGAATGCGACGCTGCCGGTGGGATTGGTCATGACGCGCATGATCCGTGAATACGGCGCACGCACAGGCCACGAGGTGGGCTTCAAGCCGGCCGGTGGCATTCGCACGGCCAAACAGGCGCTCGATTGGCTCATTCTCATGAAGGAAGAGCTCGGTGATCGTTGGCTGCGTCCGCACCTGTTCCGCTTTGGTGCGAGCGGTCTGCTCACCGATGTGGAGCGTCAGCTCGAGCACTACGTGACAGGTCGCTACGCTGCGGCCTATCGCCAACCCATGGTCTGA
- a CDS encoding Ig-like domain-containing protein, with product MRSARPTTLLAVLLTTIPVLLAFPGCTKTTEAPTAVRLSVVQGSTQTAAAGTILPTPLVLRVMGSDGNPMAKVPISFNILAGGGAVDPATAISDANGEVKARWTLGPGSQVQTLVGSAPGVDPVTLTAFGVLPSDIIIAQGNGQSAKASTALPVQLVLRVVGANNVPIPGQTVALAISAGGGSLSPQSAVTNAVGEVTIRWTLGPQAGLQMATATSGAVGPITISAVAN from the coding sequence ATGCGTTCCGCACGACCCACAACTCTGCTTGCCGTCCTGCTCACCACGATCCCGGTGCTGCTGGCGTTCCCCGGTTGCACCAAGACGACCGAGGCGCCGACCGCCGTGCGGTTGAGTGTTGTCCAGGGCTCTACCCAGACCGCGGCGGCTGGGACCATCCTGCCGACCCCCCTCGTGCTCCGTGTCATGGGCAGCGACGGGAACCCGATGGCCAAGGTGCCGATCAGCTTCAACATCCTGGCGGGTGGTGGTGCGGTCGACCCGGCCACGGCCATCAGCGATGCCAATGGGGAAGTGAAGGCCCGGTGGACCTTGGGCCCCGGCTCCCAGGTGCAGACCCTGGTGGGCAGCGCCCCAGGCGTTGATCCGGTCACCCTGACGGCGTTTGGTGTCCTGCCCAGTGACATCATCATCGCCCAGGGCAATGGCCAGTCGGCCAAGGCCAGCACGGCGCTTCCCGTGCAGTTGGTGCTGCGTGTGGTCGGTGCCAACAATGTGCCGATTCCCGGCCAGACCGTGGCCCTGGCCATCTCCGCCGGGGGTGGCAGCCTCTCGCCGCAATCGGCCGTGACCAACGCCGTCGGTGAAGTCACCATCCGCTGGACGCTCGGCCCGCAGGCAGGCCTGCAGATGGCCACCGCAACGTCCGGTGCCGTGGGACCGATCACGATTTCTGCTGTGGCCAACTGA
- a CDS encoding SDR family NAD(P)-dependent oxidoreductase, giving the protein MIDRTGHAPVIVVTGGSDGIGRAAVRAFAQQGATVVMVGRNEAKTAAAARSIMTETGSRTVSWRIADLSTRTGVQELASALRATYPRIDVLCNNAGAMFLERQLTVDGIERTFALNHLAYFALTLELLPSLQAAAQSPTQPGIPARIINVASRAHKNARVDLADLARATDFGGWRAYCNSKLCNIWFTRSLARRLPHDAVVVHTMHPGVVSTRFATNNGSMGRFLRRVMDLRSVTPEQGADTMVWLATTLDESVLRASGGYWYKRRPGSLSRAASDDGRAEQLWAMSASLTELDADRLVADSALSASATRSSAGESS; this is encoded by the coding sequence ATGATCGACCGGACCGGGCACGCGCCGGTGATCGTGGTGACCGGCGGGAGTGACGGCATCGGGCGCGCGGCTGTGCGGGCCTTTGCGCAGCAGGGGGCCACCGTGGTCATGGTCGGCCGCAATGAAGCCAAGACGGCGGCCGCGGCGCGCAGCATCATGACGGAGACCGGCAGTCGCACGGTCAGTTGGCGCATTGCCGATCTCTCCACGCGTACCGGCGTGCAGGAACTGGCCAGCGCCCTGCGCGCGACCTATCCGCGCATCGATGTGCTGTGCAACAACGCGGGGGCGATGTTTCTCGAGCGACAGCTCACGGTGGACGGCATCGAGCGCACCTTTGCGCTCAACCATCTGGCGTACTTCGCATTGACGCTGGAGCTGCTCCCCTCCCTGCAGGCGGCGGCGCAATCTCCCACACAGCCCGGCATACCGGCGCGCATCATCAATGTGGCCAGCCGGGCGCACAAAAACGCCCGCGTCGATCTGGCCGACCTGGCACGCGCCACCGACTTTGGTGGCTGGCGCGCCTACTGCAACTCGAAGCTGTGCAACATCTGGTTCACGCGCTCGTTGGCCCGCCGACTGCCTCATGACGCCGTGGTGGTGCATACGATGCATCCCGGTGTGGTCAGCACACGCTTTGCGACGAACAACGGATCGATGGGGCGATTCCTGCGTCGGGTCATGGATTTGCGCTCGGTCACGCCTGAGCAGGGTGCCGATACGATGGTATGGCTCGCCACGACCCTGGACGAATCGGTGCTTCGTGCGTCGGGCGGCTACTGGTACAAACGTCGTCCGGGTTCGCTGTCGCGCGCGGCCAGCGATGACGGACGCGCCGAGCAGTTGTGGGCCATGAGTGCCTCGCTGACGGAACTGGATGCCGATCGATTGGTGGCCGACAGCGCCTTGTCGGCGAGTGCCACGCGGTCGTCTGCCGGTGAGAGCTCTTGA
- a CDS encoding ABC1 kinase family protein — translation MSTERPRTPLQWRDVPRLFVIVWRIAPIVCSFLRDRRRWIRWGDPVPRSAAFHERRARAMVHHLAALGPAFVKLAQVFSARTDLVPEPYLTQLARLTDQVPPVPWPILRAALERSWGAAPESIVDALDPVPLAAGSIGQVHRARYQGRDVVVKVLRPGVDVIVLRDARLARAIVAWLYRQWPHHHVRGFAIVLEEFDRHIPEEMDFVREGMQCMRMRERFANEPRLRIPAVEAALTRPDVIVMEFLEGTRIDRLDAEIAAGRVSARMLTETLIETYARMMLRDGVFHADPHPGNLLVDRQNRLVLLDFGMVIDVSVTTRKALFDTILAAINRDPDATAAGFYALGMIATDSTPPEAMRDLVATLLDIAYRDTSMADRAKVLAERVMRELLNWPIVLPGELVYFARTAALIEGVGVRYDSHFNSLRVASPVVLRLRGELLSALLGDDGHREPIVTFAATLGALAGTAMSWVTGWSKRLQSASGERHIS, via the coding sequence TTGAGCACCGAACGTCCCAGGACACCACTGCAATGGCGTGACGTCCCGCGTCTCTTCGTCATCGTCTGGCGCATAGCCCCGATTGTGTGTTCGTTCCTGCGCGACCGCCGACGCTGGATCCGGTGGGGCGATCCGGTCCCCCGTTCGGCCGCGTTCCATGAGCGTCGTGCGCGGGCGATGGTGCATCATCTCGCCGCACTCGGGCCGGCCTTCGTCAAACTGGCGCAGGTCTTTTCGGCACGCACCGACCTGGTGCCCGAACCGTATCTCACGCAGCTCGCCCGTCTCACCGATCAGGTGCCGCCGGTTCCCTGGCCAATCCTCCGCGCCGCGCTCGAGCGGTCGTGGGGGGCGGCGCCCGAGTCCATCGTGGATGCCCTCGATCCGGTACCGCTGGCGGCAGGATCCATCGGCCAGGTGCACCGCGCGCGATACCAGGGGCGCGATGTGGTGGTGAAAGTGCTGCGCCCGGGCGTGGACGTGATCGTGTTGCGGGACGCCCGATTGGCCCGGGCCATTGTGGCGTGGCTGTACCGACAGTGGCCGCACCACCACGTGCGCGGCTTCGCCATCGTGCTGGAAGAATTCGACCGGCACATTCCGGAAGAGATGGACTTCGTGCGCGAGGGCATGCAGTGCATGCGCATGCGGGAACGGTTTGCCAACGAGCCGCGACTGCGCATCCCGGCGGTGGAGGCGGCGCTCACCCGCCCCGACGTCATCGTCATGGAGTTTCTTGAAGGCACGCGCATCGATCGGCTCGATGCCGAAATTGCGGCCGGTCGGGTGTCGGCGCGCATGCTCACCGAAACGCTGATCGAGACGTATGCCCGGATGATGCTGCGCGACGGGGTCTTTCACGCGGACCCTCACCCCGGCAACCTGCTGGTGGACCGCCAGAATCGCCTCGTGTTGCTCGACTTTGGCATGGTTATCGATGTCTCGGTCACGACCCGCAAGGCGCTGTTCGATACCATTCTGGCAGCGATCAATCGGGATCCCGATGCCACGGCCGCCGGGTTCTACGCGCTGGGTATGATCGCTACCGATTCCACGCCACCGGAGGCGATGCGGGATCTGGTGGCCACATTGCTCGATATCGCCTACCGCGACACCTCCATGGCCGATCGGGCCAAGGTGCTCGCCGAACGGGTGATGCGGGAGCTGCTCAACTGGCCCATCGTGCTGCCGGGAGAACTGGTGTATTTCGCCCGCACCGCCGCGCTGATCGAAGGCGTGGGCGTGCGGTACGACAGTCACTTCAACAGCCTGCGCGTGGCATCACCGGTGGTGCTTCGACTGCGTGGCGAGTTGCTCTCGGCGCTCCTTGGCGATGATGGGCATCGGGAGCCGATTGTAACATTTGCCGCGACACTTGGAGCACTGGCCGGCACGGCGATGAGTTGGGTCACCGGATGGAGCAAGCGTCTGCAGTCGGCGTCAGGGGAACGACACATTTCGTGA